A window of the Longimicrobium sp. genome harbors these coding sequences:
- a CDS encoding phosphatidate cytidylyltransferase yields MAASETLKRVGVAIAGIPPALAAVWMGGWVLAGLLALCAGLTAFELYRMAEKKPARPLAFLGSAGAAAIVLAAGAMPQEGVRNPLPTIALVLLAITAACVCIWARGVEGEPLVSTAVTVFGAGYAALLGFGLYLRHLPDLRGELHGPALLLAPVLLTWISDSAAYFGGRAFGRRKLIPRVSPGKTVEGALSAIAGGVIGGIAYAYLLTSFWTYQPSLWEGALLGLLVSVFAQLGDLAESLWKRDVGVKDSGTLLPGHGGALDRFDSLLFTLPLGYAFFRFVVGY; encoded by the coding sequence GTGGCGGCATCGGAAACGCTGAAGCGCGTCGGCGTGGCCATCGCCGGCATTCCCCCCGCCCTGGCCGCCGTGTGGATGGGCGGCTGGGTGCTGGCGGGGCTGCTGGCGCTCTGCGCCGGGCTGACGGCGTTCGAGCTGTACCGCATGGCGGAAAAGAAGCCCGCCCGGCCCCTGGCCTTCCTGGGCTCGGCCGGCGCCGCGGCCATCGTCCTGGCCGCCGGGGCCATGCCCCAGGAGGGCGTGCGCAACCCGCTCCCGACGATCGCCCTGGTCCTGCTGGCCATCACCGCCGCCTGCGTGTGCATCTGGGCGCGGGGGGTGGAGGGTGAGCCGCTGGTCTCCACCGCCGTCACCGTCTTCGGCGCGGGGTACGCGGCGCTCCTCGGCTTCGGCCTGTACCTGCGCCACCTGCCCGACCTGCGCGGCGAACTGCACGGGCCGGCGCTGCTGCTGGCCCCTGTTCTCCTTACCTGGATCAGCGACTCGGCCGCGTACTTCGGCGGGCGCGCGTTCGGCAGGCGCAAGCTGATCCCGCGGGTGAGCCCCGGAAAGACGGTGGAGGGCGCGCTCTCCGCCATCGCCGGCGGGGTGATCGGCGGCATCGCCTACGCGTACCTGCTCACCAGCTTCTGGACGTACCAGCCCAGCCTCTGGGAAGGCGCCCTCCTGGGCCTGCTCGTCTCCGTCTTCGCGCAGCTGGGCGACCTGGCCGAGTCGCTGTGGAAGCGCGACGTGGGGGTCAAGGACTCGGGGACGCTGCTTCCCGGCCACGGGGGCGCGCTGGACCGCTTCGACTCGCTGCTGTTCACCCTGCCGCTGGGGTACGCCTTCTTCCGCTTCGTGGTGGGGTACTGA